In Pseudemcibacter aquimaris, the sequence AAAGCTTATGACGATGTTCGCCCGGGCATTCTGACTGCATATTGCGTAAATTTTCATTGTCCATGGCAATGATGTAATCAAATTCTGTGTAATCGGAATATGCAACCTGCCTCGCGCGTAAGGTGGATAGATCGATACCATATTTACTTGCCGTGTGTTGTGATCGTTTATCAGGTGGATTACCGATATGATAGGCGGCGGTTCCGGCGCTATCGATCATGATGTCCGTTAATCCTTCTTCTGATGCTTTATGTCTGAACACCCCTTCTGCGGTTGGGGATCTGCAAATATTCCCAAGACAGACGAATAGTATTTTTATCATTATATATCCTGTTTTCTGTTAATCGCTTCACGGTGG encodes:
- a CDS encoding low molecular weight protein-tyrosine-phosphatase, which codes for MIKILFVCLGNICRSPTAEGVFRHKASEEGLTDIMIDSAGTAAYHIGNPPDKRSQHTASKYGIDLSTLRARQVAYSDYTEFDYIIAMDNENLRNMQSECPGEHRHKLFKFTEFCDRHVGEPVVPDPYYGGSDGFEKTFSIIEDAAEGFLNHIKREHNL